A region from the Bacteroidota bacterium genome encodes:
- a CDS encoding S8 family serine peptidase, producing MKKTGLLLAGILIPVWCLSQPAVTRYVLKSGPETTSRLSRMASDVYRFDEPWMRFQTVTDSFQVLTFPQTLSQDLPEQRAGQMYQELVYRIDGIGQNDSLYRTQWNIPAVRFDLLKESDVPVKPVTVAIIDTGLDREHPELKSRLWFNSGEAPITDGTDSDGNGIRDDWSGVDFTGKQPDGQPNDDQGHGTAVAGIIGAEAGNGRGIAGLAPHAELLSLKAFDETGNGIETTIARALLYAWYRKADVVNMSFGINNEKSLLIESILRAMAQDGIILVASSGNRGGTDRHYPSAYEGVISVGASTIDNFRAIFSQFGNRLDVLAPGVSVPSTSPGGGYGDFSGTSASAPHVSALAAWLKAMDPGMSVESFRSLLQTTSIKTDSRGFSAPDGAGVVNFYRAISQGSVSGMVRIHKPESDGWWAENELPVSISVSGPNFSSWSLYIQPGKGYPENWTTLISGTTQVLDSVVIRIPADKWAGKDTVLSLRLRMENHTGSAVEDRRFVFLNQKPLIIEDSLFYRTYRGNQAGIGAEIRTSQPVKVDVSLPGVISPGETWRHLTVSEVLTSENGPLTPVFTIRNLAGDEKTFSRRIPGYLMTDWNAWTPSPIRETSLSAGFILPETADFNQDGFPDLIHSMESATSRYGSISYIDGATLSVMDSITGNILVPKDVVFFDNRWYALFISLGRSFIYRSTSPSTPPVELFYQSQKGKEEWGGALEVRNGSLLLHWRNSETWHRTVVNAWNGSAGEEKRYGFPDNYQLSGPPKVRLVRFSGSDQPDYLVADQYGNLLLFRDTGENVFPLIWAEPLPLYLSSDFIEASDLTGDGLDEIIALSRDVGITDPVYDESWPGRWNLQIFSFHSGQSERIYDRWFTGYSPGIKDRTGLFVTNSGADRVICLSLDPHLYQLKITPGYPVNVSTGSWTSGEPAASAGNWDGSSWWTTSNGYLTWWMPDTTSIPRITWITQLSDTSMRVEVDRVFEKLVYTFRSQNGLEVTDSVLQSSSFLLKGAGAGTVRVVTSGNHRRLINGRNQRQLTFYPRGYLNASFSQGFIRLDGTNPILPPGPIPDSIRFHGKTPDWWIQEQGGKTLWLRFPGGLGGPFPVPAMKDENNRVLIPVPDTLFIVPEPVKRSAFYLTRFEVFSRQKARIFFSSPVEVASLSSVLLKNPGIGLTVINPLLLELESLKQPIGNAGKPLLVDFDGLLSVNGDSLDARTRYVSLETMGSSVKELLVYPNPWRPGTQQDLTFAGLPSGTTIAIYDITLRFLKELTVEHGAASVNWSGEGNDGKRVGSGIYIFRATGPDGQVKEGKFAVIQ from the coding sequence TTGAAAAAAACCGGCCTTCTGCTTGCTGGTATCCTGATTCCTGTCTGGTGTTTGTCCCAACCGGCCGTAACCCGATATGTTTTAAAATCCGGACCAGAGACAACCTCCCGCCTTTCCAGAATGGCCTCCGATGTCTACCGGTTTGATGAACCCTGGATGCGGTTTCAGACGGTTACAGATTCCTTCCAGGTTCTCACTTTTCCCCAAACGCTCAGCCAGGATCTTCCGGAGCAGAGGGCGGGGCAGATGTACCAGGAACTCGTTTACCGGATTGATGGTATCGGCCAGAATGATTCGCTATACCGTACCCAGTGGAACATTCCGGCAGTCCGGTTTGATTTGCTGAAGGAATCGGATGTTCCTGTAAAACCGGTTACCGTTGCCATCATCGACACCGGTCTGGACCGGGAACACCCGGAACTGAAAAGCCGCTTGTGGTTCAATTCCGGAGAGGCACCAATAACCGATGGAACCGATTCTGATGGTAATGGAATCCGTGACGACTGGTCAGGGGTGGATTTCACCGGCAAGCAACCGGACGGACAGCCAAACGATGATCAGGGGCATGGAACAGCGGTCGCCGGAATTATTGGTGCAGAAGCTGGGAATGGACGGGGCATTGCAGGTCTGGCTCCGCACGCAGAATTGTTATCTCTGAAAGCCTTTGATGAAACCGGAAACGGAATCGAAACCACCATTGCCCGTGCCTTGCTGTATGCCTGGTACCGCAAAGCAGATGTGGTGAACATGAGTTTCGGTATCAACAATGAAAAATCCCTTCTGATTGAGAGCATTTTAAGGGCCATGGCACAGGATGGAATTATTCTGGTTGCCAGTTCAGGAAACCGGGGTGGCACAGACCGGCACTATCCATCCGCCTATGAAGGGGTCATCAGTGTGGGAGCCTCAACCATCGATAATTTCAGGGCCATCTTCTCTCAATTCGGAAACCGGCTCGATGTGCTTGCTCCCGGGGTCTCTGTTCCTTCCACATCGCCTGGCGGCGGATACGGTGATTTTTCGGGCACATCGGCCTCTGCACCTCATGTCTCTGCACTGGCTGCCTGGTTGAAGGCCATGGATCCGGGCATGTCGGTTGAATCATTCCGCTCCTTGCTGCAAACCACCTCCATCAAAACCGATTCGAGAGGTTTTTCTGCACCTGATGGGGCAGGCGTTGTAAATTTTTACCGGGCAATCAGTCAGGGGAGTGTCTCTGGCATGGTCCGTATTCATAAACCAGAGTCGGATGGATGGTGGGCAGAAAATGAGTTACCCGTTTCCATATCCGTTTCCGGACCAAACTTCAGTTCGTGGAGTTTATACATTCAACCTGGAAAAGGATATCCGGAAAACTGGACCACTCTGATCTCGGGGACCACTCAGGTGCTTGACTCGGTCGTCATCAGAATTCCTGCCGACAAGTGGGCCGGAAAAGATACCGTTTTAAGTCTCAGACTCCGCATGGAAAATCATACCGGTTCAGCAGTGGAAGACCGGCGGTTTGTTTTTCTGAATCAAAAACCATTGATAATTGAAGACAGTCTTTTTTACCGGACTTACCGTGGAAATCAGGCTGGCATTGGTGCAGAAATCAGAACGAGTCAGCCAGTGAAAGTGGACGTTTCACTTCCTGGTGTCATCAGTCCGGGTGAAACATGGAGGCATCTGACCGTTTCTGAAGTCCTCACCTCGGAAAACGGACCCCTGACACCGGTCTTTACCATTCGGAATCTGGCCGGAGATGAAAAAACCTTTTCCCGGCGCATTCCGGGATACCTCATGACCGATTGGAATGCATGGACTCCTTCGCCCATCCGGGAAACCTCACTTTCTGCTGGATTCATTCTTCCTGAAACCGCTGATTTTAATCAGGATGGATTTCCTGACCTGATACACTCGATGGAATCGGCCACATCCAGATATGGCTCCATTTCCTATATTGATGGCGCCACTCTGTCGGTTATGGATTCTATCACTGGAAATATCCTTGTCCCCAAAGATGTTGTCTTTTTTGATAACCGCTGGTATGCTCTTTTTATTTCGTTGGGTCGTTCCTTTATTTACCGGTCAACTTCTCCTTCCACACCTCCGGTAGAATTGTTTTACCAGAGTCAGAAAGGTAAAGAAGAGTGGGGAGGCGCACTAGAGGTCCGGAATGGATCCCTCCTTCTTCACTGGCGGAACAGTGAAACCTGGCACCGGACCGTTGTTAATGCATGGAATGGATCGGCCGGGGAAGAAAAACGATATGGTTTTCCCGATAATTATCAGCTGTCGGGTCCTCCGAAGGTCAGATTGGTGCGTTTTTCGGGTTCCGATCAACCGGACTATCTGGTAGCAGATCAGTACGGAAATCTGCTGCTTTTCAGAGACACGGGTGAGAACGTGTTTCCATTGATATGGGCCGAGCCGCTCCCTCTTTATCTGTCGAGTGATTTTATCGAAGCCTCGGACCTGACTGGTGATGGTCTGGATGAAATAATTGCACTGTCAAGAGATGTTGGAATCACCGACCCTGTTTATGATGAATCCTGGCCCGGAAGGTGGAATCTCCAGATATTTTCCTTTCATTCCGGTCAGAGTGAGCGTATCTATGACCGCTGGTTTACCGGATACTCTCCTGGAATCAAGGACCGGACCGGCCTGTTTGTCACGAATTCCGGAGCAGACCGCGTGATTTGCCTCAGTCTGGATCCCCATTTATATCAACTAAAAATCACGCCGGGTTATCCGGTCAATGTGTCCACCGGATCCTGGACATCGGGTGAACCAGCGGCTTCGGCTGGCAACTGGGATGGTTCCTCCTGGTGGACAACTTCTAACGGATATCTCACCTGGTGGATGCCTGATACTACGTCCATTCCGCGTATTACCTGGATCACCCAACTATCTGATACCAGTATGCGGGTCGAAGTGGATCGTGTGTTTGAAAAGCTGGTTTACACTTTCCGGTCGCAGAATGGCCTGGAAGTAACCGATTCTGTACTCCAGTCTTCCTCCTTTCTTCTGAAGGGTGCAGGAGCGGGAACGGTGCGGGTGGTTACTTCGGGCAATCATCGACGGTTGATAAATGGACGAAATCAGCGACAATTGACCTTTTATCCACGTGGATATCTGAATGCCTCATTCAGTCAGGGTTTTATCAGACTCGATGGCACCAATCCTATTCTGCCACCCGGACCGATTCCGGATTCCATCCGGTTCCACGGAAAAACACCCGATTGGTGGATACAGGAACAAGGTGGAAAAACCCTTTGGCTTCGGTTTCCCGGGGGGCTTGGCGGTCCGTTTCCGGTTCCGGCGATGAAAGATGAAAACAACCGGGTTCTGATTCCCGTACCAGACACCCTTTTTATTGTGCCGGAGCCCGTTAAAAGGTCAGCCTTTTATCTCACCCGGTTTGAAGTCTTCAGCCGTCAGAAGGCAAGGATCTTTTTTTCGTCACCGGTAGAGGTGGCTTCACTTTCTTCCGTTCTTTTAAAGAATCCGGGAATCGGGCTGACGGTGATAAATCCACTCCTGCTTGAACTTGAATCGCTGAAACAGCCGATTGGCAATGCCGGTAAGCCCCTTCTGGTCGATTTTGACGGATTATTGAGTGTTAACGGCGATTCGCTGGATGCCCGGACCCGGTATGTTTCTCTGGAAACGATGGGGAGCTCGGTGAAGGAGTTGCTGGTGTATCCGAATCCGTGGCGTCCGGGAACGCAACAGGATCTCACCTTTGCCGGATTGCCATCCGGAACAACCATTGCCATTTATGACATCACACTCCGGTTTCTGAAGGAACTGACTGTTGAACATGGGGCAGCATCGGTGAACTGGAGCGGGGAAGGAAACGATGGAAAAAGGGTGGGGTCGGGGATTTATATTTTCCGGGCCACGGGTCCGGATGGACAGGTAAAGGAAGGGAAGTTTGCGGTCATTCAATGA
- a CDS encoding DUF3098 domain-containing protein codes for MMPFTKENYILLSIGILIILVAYILMAVDNQVDGWISLYLAPYMLVFGYAELVFAIMYNKNGKKKST; via the coding sequence ATGATGCCTTTTACGAAGGAAAATTACATTCTCCTGAGCATTGGTATATTAATCATTCTGGTTGCTTACATCCTGATGGCTGTTGATAACCAGGTGGATGGCTGGATCAGTTTGTATCTGGCTCCCTATATGTTGGTATTCGGCTATGCCGAATTGGTTTTTGCCATCATGTATAACAAAAACGGCAAGAAGAAAAGTACGTAA
- a CDS encoding alkaline phosphatase family protein yields MRFRFLVFLSLLFAGFALQASDKPKLIVGIVVDQMRYDYLVRFKSGFGAGGFNRLLEGGRNFTSCNYNYIPTYTAPGHASIYTGTTPRVHGIVGNSWYDRRSGKAFSNVYDSTVTPIGSDEKAGLASPVNLMAPTIGDHLKAQLGKGTRVFSVSIKDRGAILPGGKAANGAFWYDSKSGLFTTSSYYYREAPVWLTEFNNRNLPVSLMSKDWVLKNPAMSFTGMTADEVEWEHDIFKEGDRSFPHTFSHLSEKKRADLLAFTPGGNEIVLELALTVLAKEGLGKSSGTDLLAISFSSPDYIGHSYGPNSLEVADCYLRLDEQIARLLSALDSEVGKDRYLLFLSADHGVSESHGYLRSVGVDCGHYVESPVKDSLNHFLSGYFGKDSLVLSVSNDQVYLNEDLITSEGIDQSSVMEAAARYLSLNLPQLVSVFDMDYLRNRPVVRSMEAMISNGWNPSRSGEIAFMSKPYFHNSDLSVGTSHGSGYSYDTHVPMLFYGWKVSPGTIDQPVYIIDIAPTVTRHLNMTSPGGASGLAQPLR; encoded by the coding sequence ATGCGATTCAGATTTCTGGTTTTCCTGTCACTCCTGTTTGCCGGTTTTGCCTTACAGGCATCGGATAAACCAAAGCTCATTGTTGGGATCGTCGTTGACCAGATGCGTTATGATTATCTGGTCCGATTCAAATCGGGATTCGGAGCAGGCGGATTTAACAGACTTCTTGAGGGAGGCCGGAATTTTACTTCCTGCAATTATAACTACATTCCCACCTACACAGCTCCGGGACATGCCAGTATTTATACAGGAACCACTCCCAGAGTTCACGGAATAGTAGGTAACAGCTGGTACGACCGCAGATCGGGGAAAGCCTTTTCCAATGTGTACGATTCCACTGTCACGCCAATCGGTTCGGATGAAAAGGCCGGTCTTGCTTCGCCCGTCAATCTGATGGCTCCAACCATCGGAGACCATCTCAAGGCTCAACTTGGTAAGGGTACCCGGGTTTTTTCGGTTTCGATTAAGGATCGGGGCGCTATTCTTCCCGGCGGCAAAGCAGCCAATGGTGCCTTCTGGTATGACTCCAAATCGGGATTGTTTACCACTTCTTCCTATTACTATAGAGAAGCACCTGTCTGGTTAACCGAATTCAACAACCGGAATCTGCCTGTTTCGCTGATGTCAAAGGACTGGGTTCTTAAAAATCCGGCCATGTCTTTCACGGGAATGACAGCAGATGAGGTGGAATGGGAGCATGATATTTTTAAAGAGGGGGATCGTTCATTCCCGCACACATTTTCCCATCTTTCTGAAAAAAAACGGGCCGACCTGCTTGCTTTCACACCAGGCGGTAATGAAATCGTACTGGAATTGGCTCTGACCGTTCTTGCAAAGGAAGGCCTCGGCAAATCATCCGGAACGGATCTGCTGGCCATTTCCTTTTCCTCACCCGACTATATTGGTCATTCTTACGGACCCAACTCGCTCGAAGTGGCCGATTGTTACCTAAGGCTGGATGAGCAGATTGCCAGATTGTTATCCGCTCTGGATTCTGAGGTTGGAAAAGACCGTTACCTTCTGTTTTTGTCCGCTGATCATGGTGTCAGTGAATCGCATGGTTATCTGCGGAGTGTGGGTGTGGATTGCGGGCACTATGTCGAATCTCCTGTAAAGGATTCGCTGAATCACTTTCTTTCCGGCTATTTCGGAAAGGATTCACTCGTTCTTAGTGTGAGCAATGATCAGGTCTACCTGAATGAAGATCTGATAACATCAGAGGGAATTGATCAGTCATCGGTGATGGAAGCTGCTGCCCGGTATCTTTCGCTGAATCTGCCCCAGTTGGTCAGTGTCTTTGACATGGATTATTTACGCAACCGTCCGGTGGTCCGTTCCATGGAAGCGATGATATCAAATGGCTGGAATCCATCCAGATCGGGAGAGATTGCGTTCATGTCCAAACCCTATTTTCACAATTCCGATTTATCGGTGGGAACCAGTCACGGATCGGGGTATTCATACGACACCCACGTTCCAATGCTCTTTTATGGATGGAAAGTCAGTCCAGGGACCATTGACCAGCCGGTTTACATCATTGACATTGCGCCCACGGTTACCCGTCACCTTAACATGACCAGTCCCGGGGGCGCCTCAGGTCTGGCACAGCCGCTGAGATAG
- a CDS encoding aminotransferase class III-fold pyridoxal phosphate-dependent enzyme, which yields MKPHSEQSEVTIDWTDRGRQLFFNTYARQSFIPVRGEGVYLYDEDGREYLDLVTGLGVNALGHAHPAIVAAVNDQIQRFSHLSNAFINIPQVRLAERVLELSPDHRKVFFTNSGTESVEGALKLVRRWAAKNNRDTIFAFSKGFHGRSLGALSLTHKDKYRKGYGPFMPEVAHLQFDSLKDLEKINEKTAAVCIEFVLGEGGIRPISCEFADELDRLHRLHQFLLIADETQSGVGRTGQFFAFQWYTLKPDIVVTAKPIGGGLPLGLILGNQRVEGLWGPGDHGTTFGGNPVACSAGLAVIDWLSDGGMAHVAQAGKKFGDALRYLQGRFPAVIRSTRAFGLMAAIELYQSSTDYPQKALGEGLIINSTDDTVIRLLPPLIIQDEHIQEMVRKFERIFSK from the coding sequence TTGAAACCACACTCCGAGCAATCAGAAGTCACCATTGACTGGACCGACCGGGGCCGTCAGTTGTTCTTTAATACGTATGCCCGACAGTCCTTCATCCCGGTTCGCGGGGAAGGTGTGTATCTGTATGATGAGGATGGACGGGAATATCTTGATCTGGTCACCGGTTTAGGCGTTAACGCGCTGGGACATGCACACCCGGCCATTGTTGCTGCTGTGAATGACCAGATTCAGCGGTTCAGTCACCTTAGCAATGCTTTTATTAATATTCCGCAGGTTCGTCTTGCTGAACGGGTACTGGAGCTGAGTCCGGATCACCGCAAAGTTTTTTTTACCAACAGTGGAACCGAATCGGTCGAAGGTGCACTGAAACTGGTCAGACGATGGGCTGCCAAAAACAACCGCGATACCATTTTTGCTTTCAGCAAAGGATTTCATGGCCGGTCCCTTGGTGCGTTGTCGTTAACACATAAGGATAAATACAGGAAAGGTTACGGCCCCTTCATGCCAGAAGTGGCCCACCTTCAGTTTGATTCGCTGAAAGATCTTGAAAAGATCAATGAAAAAACCGCAGCCGTCTGTATCGAATTTGTATTGGGCGAGGGAGGAATCAGGCCCATTTCGTGTGAATTTGCCGATGAGCTGGATCGGTTGCACCGCCTTCATCAGTTCCTGCTGATTGCCGATGAAACTCAGAGCGGAGTTGGGCGTACTGGTCAGTTTTTTGCTTTTCAGTGGTACACACTCAAGCCGGATATCGTGGTAACTGCAAAACCCATCGGAGGCGGATTGCCATTGGGACTCATTTTGGGTAACCAACGGGTGGAAGGACTGTGGGGCCCCGGAGATCATGGAACCACATTTGGGGGAAATCCGGTAGCCTGTTCGGCTGGACTGGCTGTGATTGATTGGCTTTCCGATGGCGGAATGGCACATGTGGCGCAGGCAGGAAAAAAATTCGGGGATGCTTTAAGGTATCTTCAGGGCCGGTTTCCGGCTGTGATCCGGTCAACAAGGGCTTTTGGTCTGATGGCTGCAATTGAATTGTATCAGTCTTCCACCGATTATCCACAAAAGGCTCTTGGTGAAGGACTGATCATCAACTCAACAGATGACACCGTAATCAGGTTATTACCTCCCCTGATTATTCAGGATGAACATATACAGGAAATGGTAAGAAAATTTGAAAGGATATTCAGTAAATAA
- a CDS encoding M20/M25/M40 family metallo-hydrolase, which produces MKILTFIPVLLFTFPLLAQNTGADTAVISRIIREGTDRSGVMQTASYLTDVYGPRLTGSPDYDRAAEWTLNELKRYGLENVKKETFGPFGKGWSLKRFYLHAMEPVSFPVIGVPKAWSPAVKGVQKAEVVWLNVKSREELETYRGKLAGKLVMISDPVELKPGFKPDASRHSDSTLLVLSNADPKGTRNRSTMGQVNPAISVRDKFEFVIAEKALATIEPSRGDDGTVFSMGAYVVQPENVSWDQRIQAYSPGNKTVIPQVVIAAENYNRWVRMIGKGQTIRAEMVLEVSFTEEKDGYNLLAEIPGTDYPEEVVMLGGHFDSWHGGTGATDNASGVAVAMEAMRLLKEAGVRPKRTIRIALWGGEEQGLLGSRGYVKKNLGERLDKAAPWDSIRYQPAGEKFSVYFNMDNGTGKFRGIYMEGNETARPLFRDWLKPFATKGAATLSPLSTGGTDHMAFNAIGLPGFQFIQDPIEYFAKTWHSNMDVYDKLIEDDLKHNSMVMAVFVYQAAMMEGLFPRKPLN; this is translated from the coding sequence ATGAAGATACTGACTTTTATTCCTGTACTGCTTTTTACATTTCCATTACTGGCTCAGAACACTGGTGCGGATACAGCCGTTATCTCCAGAATTATCCGGGAAGGGACCGATCGATCCGGAGTGATGCAAACGGCCAGTTATCTGACCGATGTGTATGGTCCCCGTCTGACCGGATCCCCTGACTATGACCGGGCAGCTGAGTGGACTCTGAATGAATTGAAGCGATACGGGCTTGAGAACGTAAAAAAGGAAACCTTTGGACCATTTGGAAAAGGTTGGAGTCTGAAACGGTTTTATCTCCATGCCATGGAACCAGTTTCTTTCCCGGTGATCGGAGTTCCGAAGGCATGGTCACCTGCGGTCAAAGGTGTACAGAAAGCCGAGGTGGTCTGGCTAAATGTGAAATCAAGGGAAGAACTGGAAACTTACCGGGGTAAACTCGCGGGAAAACTGGTGATGATATCGGATCCGGTTGAACTGAAACCCGGATTCAAACCCGATGCCAGCCGACACAGTGATTCCACTTTACTTGTTCTTTCAAATGCCGATCCGAAGGGTACCAGGAACCGGTCAACCATGGGACAAGTGAACCCGGCCATTTCGGTCAGAGACAAATTCGAATTTGTAATCGCAGAGAAGGCGTTGGCAACAATTGAACCCAGCCGTGGTGATGATGGAACGGTTTTTTCGATGGGTGCCTATGTGGTTCAGCCTGAAAATGTGAGTTGGGATCAGCGGATCCAGGCATATTCCCCGGGGAATAAAACGGTTATTCCCCAGGTTGTGATTGCTGCAGAAAACTATAACCGTTGGGTCAGAATGATTGGAAAAGGGCAGACCATCCGGGCAGAAATGGTACTTGAAGTCTCCTTTACAGAAGAGAAGGATGGCTACAATCTTTTAGCCGAGATTCCTGGGACCGATTATCCGGAGGAAGTGGTGATGCTGGGCGGACATTTTGATTCCTGGCATGGCGGTACCGGTGCTACCGATAACGCATCGGGTGTTGCAGTGGCCATGGAAGCAATGAGGTTGCTGAAGGAAGCGGGTGTTCGGCCGAAACGGACAATCCGTATTGCTTTATGGGGTGGGGAAGAACAGGGCTTGCTCGGAAGCCGTGGCTACGTGAAAAAAAACCTTGGGGAGCGATTGGACAAGGCCGCTCCGTGGGACTCCATCCGGTACCAGCCGGCAGGAGAGAAGTTTTCAGTTTATTTCAACATGGATAACGGAACCGGAAAATTCAGGGGAATCTATATGGAAGGGAATGAGACAGCCAGACCGCTTTTCAGGGATTGGCTGAAACCATTCGCGACCAAAGGAGCAGCCACTCTGTCTCCGCTCAGTACCGGAGGAACCGATCACATGGCTTTTAACGCCATAGGATTGCCCGGTTTTCAGTTCATTCAGGATCCTATAGAATACTTTGCCAAAACCTGGCATTCCAACATGGACGTTTACGACAAACTCATCGAGGACGATCTGAAACACAATTCCATGGTAATGGCCGTCTTTGTGTATCAGGCCGCGATGATGGAAGGTCTTTTCCCCCGTAAACCCCTTAACTGA
- a CDS encoding dephospho-CoA kinase, with product MRSFNEPVRVGITGGIASGKSLAAAWFERSGFPVFYADLVAKSIPETNAEVRSALIGYFGEQAFLPDNRLNRPFLASAIFGSEENRLWMNQLIHPLVLQAFKTFCNEHDTAEMIIHEAALIYQSGFDKHLDFVIFISASEELRINRALSRGMDSPEAVRQRIMAQGDLTVFEKKADFLLFNTGTPEELEAKLETTLRAIRSHH from the coding sequence TTGCGGTCATTCAATGAACCGGTCCGGGTCGGGATCACCGGAGGAATTGCTTCCGGAAAGTCACTGGCAGCTGCCTGGTTTGAACGATCGGGTTTTCCTGTTTTTTATGCCGATCTGGTTGCCAAATCGATTCCTGAAACCAATGCAGAGGTTCGAAGCGCGCTGATCGGATATTTTGGCGAGCAGGCCTTTCTTCCGGATAACCGGTTAAACAGACCTTTCCTCGCATCGGCCATTTTCGGGTCTGAAGAAAACCGTTTATGGATGAACCAATTGATTCATCCGCTTGTTCTGCAGGCATTCAAGACATTCTGCAATGAGCATGATACCGCTGAAATGATCATTCATGAGGCGGCCCTGATCTATCAGTCCGGATTTGATAAGCATCTGGATTTCGTTATTTTTATTTCGGCATCAGAGGAACTTCGAATCAATCGGGCCCTCAGCAGAGGAATGGATAGCCCTGAAGCAGTCAGACAAAGAATCATGGCACAAGGGGATCTGACAGTCTTTGAAAAAAAGGCTGACTTTCTTTTGTTCAATACCGGTACCCCTGAAGAACTGGAAGCAAAACTTGAAACCACACTCCGAGCAATCAGAAGTCACCATTGA
- a CDS encoding AGE family epimerase/isomerase, with the protein MRLVFLLFLLPVTQLPLVLPAQPLTYQSVHLKEPDKLISYVDSCIRFWKKSFEPVSGAFYTNVDRQGKWISSQGGYKHLLTQSRNAYAFSRHFQMTGDTSSLRYARRALAFMTKYAWDPAYHGWIHELKETGAPVNRFSDKTAFFQHYALLGLMAFYEATGDTSVLRWIRTGFASNETNFWDKTPGREGYYDVAKYNLTSPANKTFNSHLDAITTHLIGLTTQFPDSIIYKERLHDMADLAVNRFIASMPDQAIGFCEHFTSDWKQNASQNLSIMGHVLKTAWCLARVDQLDGTKNYLSQAKMVADHVLDNGYDHQYGGPYKDYDRFTGTMQMWGNPDTAKAWWQMQQAVMAGLILYDLTGDMKYFEMADESLAFFMRYFVDHTYGEVYSDRERSGKPTWGDQKGNGYKAGYHSVELGYYSWLYASFYVHKRPIQMHVRVHSMFNPDGIRLYPAELPDDELVIDSVVFSGTGSVTLLRESKKLIAEAGTDGVAKVFLSRSTAGTGIAERMKSFRVHPAYPNPFNPETTLPVNLAVPGMISIDIYDILGRKIQEIGPFNGNQGLNPVRIQAGSHWASGLYIARITSGRQSESVRMILQR; encoded by the coding sequence ATGCGACTGGTATTTCTTCTTTTTTTATTGCCGGTAACCCAGCTTCCATTGGTTCTTCCTGCTCAGCCTCTCACCTATCAATCCGTACATCTGAAGGAACCAGACAAGCTGATCAGCTATGTGGATAGTTGCATCCGGTTCTGGAAAAAAAGTTTTGAACCTGTTTCCGGGGCGTTTTATACAAATGTGGACCGGCAGGGAAAATGGATTTCCTCTCAGGGCGGATATAAACACCTGCTCACTCAATCACGAAATGCCTATGCGTTTTCCAGACATTTCCAGATGACCGGCGATACCTCCTCTTTGCGTTATGCACGCAGGGCTCTGGCATTTATGACCAAATATGCCTGGGATCCTGCCTATCATGGCTGGATTCATGAGTTAAAGGAAACCGGCGCGCCCGTCAACCGTTTTTCCGATAAAACCGCCTTTTTCCAGCACTATGCCCTTCTGGGTTTGATGGCTTTTTATGAAGCAACCGGTGACACCTCGGTGCTTCGGTGGATCCGGACTGGTTTTGCATCCAACGAAACCAATTTCTGGGATAAGACCCCGGGACGTGAAGGTTATTACGATGTTGCGAAATACAATCTTACATCACCAGCCAATAAAACATTCAATTCCCATTTGGATGCCATCACCACCCACCTCATTGGTCTGACCACCCAATTCCCCGATTCCATCATTTATAAGGAACGACTTCATGATATGGCCGATCTGGCCGTAAATCGGTTCATCGCCAGTATGCCCGATCAGGCAATCGGATTTTGTGAACATTTTACTTCCGATTGGAAACAGAATGCATCCCAAAACCTTTCTATCATGGGTCATGTGCTTAAAACTGCCTGGTGTCTGGCCAGGGTTGATCAGTTGGACGGAACCAAAAACTATTTATCTCAGGCCAAAATGGTGGCCGATCATGTCCTCGACAACGGATATGACCATCAGTATGGAGGTCCATATAAGGATTATGACCGGTTTACAGGAACCATGCAAATGTGGGGAAACCCCGATACCGCAAAAGCGTGGTGGCAGATGCAGCAGGCGGTTATGGCCGGCCTGATTTTATATGATCTGACCGGAGACATGAAGTACTTTGAAATGGCCGACGAATCACTGGCGTTTTTTATGCGGTACTTTGTTGATCATACCTATGGAGAGGTGTATTCAGACCGGGAACGGTCCGGGAAACCGACCTGGGGTGATCAGAAGGGGAATGGATACAAAGCAGGTTACCATAGCGTTGAATTGGGATATTATTCCTGGCTTTATGCCAGCTTTTATGTGCACAAAAGACCCATTCAGATGCATGTCCGGGTTCATTCAATGTTCAATCCGGATGGGATTCGCCTCTACCCTGCCGAATTACCAGATGATGAACTGGTCATTGATTCAGTCGTTTTTTCGGGAACCGGGTCGGTTACCCTGCTCAGAGAAAGTAAAAAGTTAATCGCTGAAGCAGGAACCGATGGTGTTGCCAAGGTCTTTTTATCACGGTCAACTGCAGGAACCGGAATTGCGGAAAGAATGAAATCCTTCCGTGTTCATCCCGCCTATCCAAACCCATTTAACCCGGAAACCACCCTTCCTGTTAATTTGGCTGTACCTGGTATGATATCCATCGACATCTATGATATTCTGGGCAGAAAAATTCAGGAAATCGGACCGTTTAATGGAAATCAGGGGTTGAACCCCGTCCGAATTCAGGCAGGAAGTCACTGGGCATCCGGACTGTATATAGCCCGGATTACCAGTGGAAGACAGTCAGAATCTGTCAGGATGATCCTGCAGAGATGA